The Planctomycetota bacterium region TTCGTTCCGCCGCCCCACCAGCACGGAACGGCGACCACAGCGGCCTGGGCGTAGGCGTCGCGAAGGTCTTCCACGAATCCGGCCACCTCGACGCCAGGCGTCTGGTCGCAGAGCGAGCAAAGCTCGTCGGACAGGCCCTTGCCGACGATGCGGAACACGGCGTTGCTATTCGCGCTGTGGATCAGCGGCCAGATTGCTCGCAGGAAGCGATCCAAGCCATGCGCGTTGGGGCCGTGACGCAGGTCGCCGACGAAGAGGACGGTCGACGCACCGTCGGCGGACGGTGGCAGGGCATCGGGCAGGCGTTGCGGATCGTCGGGATCGGCCGGGACGTTCGGCAGGTGCGTCGTGGTGATGCCCTCTCCGGCGAGCGCGTCGGCGTCGGTCTGGCTGGTCACCCAGACGCCGTCACAGCGACGAACCTGCGGCAACAGCGTCTTGCGCACCGTCCGTCGCGCGACCGCCATCCCGAGCCGGCCGACGATGCCAGGCCAGGGCTGGGCACCGTGCTCGGAAGCGAGCGTGAGCCAGTCGACGTCGTCAAAGTCGAGCAGCGTCCGCTCCGCCTTGTCGAACAGCGCGTCGCCGCATCGGCCGAGCGTCCACGCGTAGCGGACCACGACGATGTCGGGCCGGACCTCCCGGGCGACGCGACGCACCGCGTCGACACAGGCGGCCTCCGCTGAATATCGGGCGGCGAACCGCGTCGCGACGGCCTTCAACGTGCCCAGCGGTCGGATCACGCTCCGCACGACCGGCACCACGTCGGGCGAAGCGCTGACAACCTCGTGCACGCCGAAGGCTGCGGCATGCTCGGGGTCAGGTGGGGCACCACCGCCGACGGGCAGGA contains the following coding sequences:
- a CDS encoding glycosyltransferase family 4 protein, with protein sequence MSSVLYVTSVPPWPLSRNGGGQRTRLLQEAMIAIGHDVHTLVILPVGGGAPPDPEHAAAFGVHEVVSASPDVVPVVRSVIRPLGTLKAVATRFAARYSAEAACVDAVRRVAREVRPDIVVVRYAWTLGRCGDALFDKAERTLLDFDDVDWLTLASEHGAQPWPGIVGRLGMAVARRTVRKTLLPQVRRCDGVWVTSQTDADALAGEGITTTHLPNVPADPDDPQRLPDALPPSADGASTVLFVGDLRHGPNAHGLDRFLRAIWPLIHSANSNAVFRIVGKGLSDELCSLCDQTPGVEVAGFVEDLRDAYAQAAVVAVPCWWGGGTKIKVAEAAAMGRAQVATPLAMRGFDVLAGTDRPAALVADDDAGFSSAVLSLLTDATRRHAIESAGPMLIRDHLSFATVRDAVGQLLPGRLPADR